The following coding sequences are from one Brooklawnia cerclae window:
- a CDS encoding type II toxin-antitoxin system VapB family antitoxin has protein sequence MALSIKDAEADRLVRELAAATGETITEAARKAFAERLQRVRSRVAEPDARAEIDDIIARGRSRAMLDERTPDEIIGYDDHGLPA, from the coding sequence ATGGCCCTCAGTATCAAGGACGCGGAGGCAGATCGCCTTGTCCGCGAACTGGCCGCTGCGACGGGGGAGACCATCACAGAGGCGGCCCGGAAAGCATTCGCCGAGCGACTTCAGCGCGTACGGTCCCGAGTCGCCGAACCAGACGCGCGCGCTGAGATCGACGACATCATCGCGCGCGGCAGGAGCCGTGCCATGCTCGACGAACGGACGCCCGACGAGATCATCGGGTACGACGACCACGGATTGCCCGCCTGA